The proteins below come from a single Cylindrospermopsis raciborskii Cr2010 genomic window:
- a CDS encoding dihydroorotate dehydrogenase-like protein — MNLTTNYLGMELKSPLVPSASPLSQEVDNIKLMEDAGAGAVVMHSLFEEQLTLEKYELHHHLTYGTESFAEALTYFPEPADFRVGPQEYLEHIRTAKEQVNIPIIASLNGFSPGGWTEYGQLMQQAGASALELNIYYVPTNPDLTSAEVEQNYIDILQSVKKSVTIPVSVKLSPYFTNTANMAKRLDRTGADGLVLFNRFYQPDINLETLEVEPQVLLSTPQAMRLPLRWIAILYGHIHGSLAATSGIHNAQDIIKMLMVGASTTMLCSVILRNGINYLKSLQEDVIKWMETHEYESVRQMQGTMSQLNCPDPTAFERAQYMKVLQSYQPGSEKKDTNLNADKLIGHR, encoded by the coding sequence ATGAACCTGACTACCAACTATTTAGGAATGGAATTAAAATCACCCCTTGTACCTTCTGCTTCTCCTCTTTCTCAAGAGGTGGATAACATCAAATTGATGGAAGATGCGGGTGCGGGTGCTGTGGTGATGCACTCACTATTTGAAGAACAGTTGACTTTGGAAAAATATGAACTCCATCATCATCTTACCTATGGAACAGAAAGTTTTGCAGAAGCGTTGACCTATTTTCCTGAACCAGCAGATTTTCGCGTTGGACCACAAGAATATTTAGAACATATTCGCACAGCTAAGGAGCAAGTCAATATTCCCATCATTGCCAGTTTAAACGGTTTCTCTCCTGGTGGGTGGACAGAATATGGCCAACTGATGCAGCAAGCAGGAGCATCTGCACTGGAATTAAATATCTACTATGTTCCTACCAATCCAGATTTAACCAGTGCGGAAGTAGAACAGAATTATATTGATATTCTCCAGTCAGTCAAAAAATCGGTGACAATTCCCGTTTCCGTCAAACTCAGTCCCTATTTTACTAATACTGCTAATATGGCAAAACGTTTAGACCGTACTGGAGCTGATGGACTGGTCTTATTTAATCGGTTTTATCAACCTGACATTAATTTAGAAACCCTAGAGGTTGAACCCCAGGTTCTTTTAAGTACGCCCCAAGCCATGCGGTTACCCCTGCGCTGGATAGCGATCCTCTATGGTCATATTCATGGTAGTCTTGCTGCAACTAGTGGTATTCACAATGCTCAGGATATCATTAAAATGCTTATGGTGGGTGCAAGTACAACTATGCTCTGCTCTGTAATTTTGCGAAATGGAATTAATTACCTTAAATCATTACAGGAGGATGTGATTAAATGGATGGAGACCCACGAATACGAATCCGTTAGACAAATGCAAGGTACCATGAGTCAGCTCAACTGTCCTGATCCTACCGCTTTTGAAAGGGCTCAATATATGAAAGTTTTGCAAAGTTATCAACCGGGATCGGAAAAAAAAGATACAAATCTCAACGCAGATAAGTTAATTGGTCACAGATAA
- a CDS encoding ATP-dependent 6-phosphofructokinase translates to MKRIGILTSGGDCPGLNCVIRAVVSHAILTYNWEVVGIPYATQGLQQRQTIPLSIHGWNLRGIDPLLNMGGTILGSINEGDTLAAAGEILSGYEALGLDALIAVGGDGSLKIIHELATMGNWHLVGIPKTIDNDVALTERSIGFDTAVNTIVDAINCLTFTAASHDRVMIVEVMGRTAGHLALHSGIAGGADVILIPEIPYTIQGICDHLNELRDTWKRKFAIVVVAEGATLCSEDLNNGHRVTVENIPDANIGSAKCGRGQYVAAQISNFAHGFDTRVSVLGHIQRGGIPSALDRLVATAFGKTAVDLVAQGKNHQMLAWQNGKVTSIPIESSLNQSPQLVDPKSDLVEIAHALGIYVGLTEKMTKVLV, encoded by the coding sequence ATGAAACGCATTGGTATCCTCACAAGTGGTGGAGACTGTCCGGGGTTAAATTGTGTGATTCGCGCAGTCGTAAGTCACGCCATACTAACATATAATTGGGAAGTGGTTGGCATTCCTTATGCTACCCAAGGGTTACAGCAAAGACAAACTATCCCCTTAAGTATACATGGTTGGAATTTACGGGGAATAGATCCTTTATTGAATATGGGGGGAACAATTTTAGGTAGTATTAATGAGGGAGATACCCTTGCTGCTGCTGGAGAAATTTTGTCCGGTTATGAAGCTTTGGGTTTGGATGCTCTAATTGCTGTAGGTGGAGATGGAAGTTTGAAAATCATCCATGAACTGGCTACCATGGGGAATTGGCATTTAGTTGGTATTCCTAAAACCATTGATAATGATGTGGCTTTGACCGAACGTTCTATAGGTTTTGACACAGCAGTTAATACTATTGTGGATGCCATCAACTGTCTCACATTCACTGCTGCTAGTCATGATCGGGTAATGATTGTAGAGGTTATGGGACGCACTGCTGGTCATTTAGCTCTCCATTCTGGGATTGCTGGTGGTGCGGATGTAATCTTAATTCCGGAAATACCATATACCATTCAGGGTATTTGTGACCATTTGAATGAACTTCGAGATACTTGGAAAAGGAAATTTGCCATTGTGGTGGTTGCTGAAGGTGCTACACTCTGTTCAGAAGATTTAAATAATGGTCATAGGGTGACTGTGGAGAATATACCAGATGCTAACATTGGATCTGCCAAATGTGGTCGTGGTCAATATGTTGCAGCACAAATTTCCAATTTTGCCCATGGTTTCGATACCAGGGTTTCTGTACTAGGTCATATTCAAAGGGGTGGTATTCCCTCCGCTCTAGACCGTCTAGTTGCTACCGCTTTTGGTAAAACCGCAGTGGATTTAGTTGCTCAAGGGAAAAATCATCAAATGTTGGCCTGGCAAAATGGCAAAGTTACAAGTATTCCCATCGAAAGTTCTTTGAATCAAAGTCCTCAGCTTGTAGATCCAAAATCAGATTTGGTAGAGATTGCTCATGCTTTAGGTATATATGTAGGACTTACTGAAAAAATGACTAAGGTTTTAGTTTAG